AACTAGCGTTTGACCTTGTGTATTACGAGCAACGGCTAAGCCGTTGGCTTGGTTGCCTTTAGCTGAATCTGTAATAAATAGATTGTTGCCTAAATTTAAAGCATTATTTGCAATAACATCACTCATAAATGCTTGGGAAACATAGCCTTTTTCTTGTAGTTTTGCTGCGTTAATTGCAGAGAGAGTAATGAGGCTTGAAGATTCAACGTTTAAGGATACAAGCTCTTCACAAAGAGTAGGGAGATTTTTCTTACCGCTTAAAACCGCAATAAATTCATCAAGATTTTGTGTTTTTGCAAGTTGGTTTGCGGCTTCTTCATCACTTAAAACAGTGGTAAGTTGGCGAAGTAAGGTTAGATGCTCATCTGATTTTGCTGCAATACCGATAACGACATAAGCTTTGTTGCCTTCTCCCCATTCAACACCTTCTGGTAATTGGATAATTTGCACACCTGTTTCTTTAACTAAATCACGGGTATCTAATGTGCCGTGTGGAATGGCAATTCCGTTGCCTAAGAATGTTGAGGTTTGGGTTTCACGGGCAAGCATTCCACTTTCATAGCCCTCAGCAACATTGCCATTTGCGACTAATTCAGCTGCAACAAGGCGAATAATCTCTTCTTTGCTATTTGCTGAGCTATTTAAACGGATGTTTTTTGCCGATAAATTAAGCATTTTAACTCCTTATTTTAAGGTTGATTTTTAAAACTAAATTTGCGAGCTAGTTTACTCTATTTTTGCTAAACCGTTATAGCTAAATAAAATTAAAATTTATGAAAATGTGATCTAGCTCACAAATTTGATAATTATTTCTTTATCTAAGAACTAAAACGATTTAGTTATAAAAATTATTTTGTGATTTGTGTCAAAAAACAGAATAAATCTACTTCTTTTATTTTTATTTAGTGATAGAGTAGAACTACTAAAATATGAGTATTAAACGTTTAAGCAAGGAGTGCCTATGCAAGATTATATTTACTCCGACAGAGATTTAACCTTTATCGAACAACTATCTCTCGGTTATTGTAAAGATCCTTTTTCCTATTTAGGCATTCATTCTATTGATAATGGTATTGTCATCAGAGCGTTTCTCCCTTCAGCTATCGCTTGTCAAGTTATTGATTCAAAAGGAAAACCTGTGTCTTCAATGTTAAAGATTGATGACAGAGGTTTTTTTATTGCCAAAATCATCGGTAAAAAAATTAATTTTTCTTACCGCTTGTTAGTGGATTATGACGGAGAAACTTTAGATATTGAAGATCCTTACCGTTTCAAAACTCACATTCAAGAGCTGGATAATTGGCTATTTGCAGAAGGTAAACAGCTTCGCCCTTATGAAAAATTAGGGGCACATTTAGTTACTCAAAATGAAGTTGGTGGTGTGCATTTTAGCGTTTGGGCACCTAATGCTTTGCGTGTTTCGGTAGTGGGCGATTTTAATCATTGGAATGGATTAGTCCATTCAATGCGTTTTCACCCGGATTCAGGAATATGGGATATTTTTTTGCCGAACGTTAAAAAGGGAGCGTGCTATAAATTTGAAGTGTTGGATAGCAACGGCGTGTTACGTTTAAAATCTGACCCTTACGCTTTTGCCTCACAATTCCGCCCTGATACAGCCTCAATTGTTTCAGGACTGCCAAGCATCGTACCTGTTGAAAATACGTGTCGTGATGCGAACGCACCGGATAAGCCGATTTCTGTTTATGAAGTCCATTTAGGCTCTTGGCGACGTAATGTTGAAAATAACTATTGGCTTAGTTACGAAGAATTAGCCGATGAACTCATTCCTTATGTGAAGGATATGGGGTTTACTCATATTGAATTGCTCCCTGTTTCCGAATTTCCGTTTGATGGCTCTTGGGGTTATCAAACTACGGGTATTTACTCGCCAACCAGCCGTTTTGGCACGCCCGAAGGCTTGCGTTATTTTATCCAAAAAGCACACGATAAAGGTATTGGCGTGATTTTAGACTGGGTGGTGGGGCATTTCCCGGTTGATGAACACGGTTTGGTCTATTTTGATGGCACACATCTTTATGAACACGCTGACCCGAAAGAGGGCTACCACAAAGATTGGAATACTTTAATTTTTAATTACGGCAGAAATGAAGTGAATAATTATCTGTCAGGTAATGCGTTGTATTGGATCGAACGTTTCGGTATTGATGCGTTACGGGTGGATGCAGTAGCTTCAATGATCTACCGTGATTACTCTCGTTCAGACGGTGAGTGGATCGCAAACAAATATGGCGGGCGTGAAAATTTAGAAGCGATTGATTTCTTACGTCATACCAACAATATTCTGCGAGATGAAAGCCAAGGTGGGGCAACAATTGCTGAAGAATCGACTTCTTTTGCAGGGGTTTCACACCCTACGGAACAAGGTGGCTTGGGATTTAACTACAAGTGGAATATGGGCTGGATGAACGATACTTTACGCTATATGCAGAAAGATCCGATTTATCGCCGTTATCACCATAATTTAATGACCTTCGGAATGACTTACCAATACAGCGAGAAATTCGTGCTACCGCTTTCACACGATGAAGTGGTACACGGTAAGGGCTCATTATTGAATAAAATGCCGGGCGACTGCTGGCAAAAATTTGCAAACTTACGGGCTTATTATGGCTATATGTGGGGCTATCCGGGCAAGAAATTACTCTTTATGGGCAATGAATTTGCACAAGGCAAAGAGTGGAATTTTGAAGAAAGTTTGGATTGGTATCTGCTTGGCGAAGAAGGTGGAGAATGGCATAAAGGTGTACTAGGTTGGGTGAAAGCCTTGAACCGTTTATACACCGAAACACCGGCACTGTTCGAGCAAGATTATGACCCTGCAGGTTTTGAATGGCTTGTGGTGGACGATCACGATAATTCTGTATTTGCCTTTGAGCGTAAAGCAAAAAATGGTGAGAGCGTGATTGTGGTAAGTAATTTCACCCCTGTAGTGCGTAAAGATTACCGCATCGGTGTGAACGAAGCCGGCGAATATCAAGAAATATTAAACTCTGATTTAGCTTGCTATTGTGGAAGTAATGTAAGTAATGAGGATAAATTTGCGACTGAAGAAGTGGAATCACACGGCAGAAGTCATTCTATTAATATTACATTACCACCGTTATCAACTATTTTTATTACAAAAACGAAAAAGCAAAAAGCTGTGCAGAAAAAAGTAACTAAAAAAGCAAAGTAGTAAATATAAATGAAGTATTTTAGAGGTAAACCATTCCCTCTTGGCAGTTCGCTCTGCATACAAGCGGGCAAATTTGGCACAAATTTTGCAATTTTTTCACAAAATGCGACCGCTATTGAATTGTGCCTTTTTGATGAAAGTAATCAAGAAACCCGCATTCCAATGAGTGCAAGTGAACATACTTGGCATATTTTTGTTGAAGGTGTGAAAGCAGGTACGAAATATGGCTATCGAGTTAAGGGAGAACAAAACGAGCAAGCCGGCTTGCTGTTTAATGCAAATAAGTTGTTGAGCGACCCTTATGCCAAAGCCATTGAGGGAATGCCTGATCTGAGCAGTGAAGAGGCTGTAAAGTGGTATGCTTGGGATGATGAGCGAGATAATGGACAGATTGCCCCAAAATCTGTAGTAGTTGATGAACACTTTGATTGGGAAGGGGATAGTCAGGTTTTCACCCCTTGGACAGAAACCATTATTTATGAAGTGCACGTTAAAGGGTTCAGTCAGTTAAATCCTGCTATACCACAAGAAATTAGAGGAACTTTTGCAGGATTAGCTCATAAAAATTCCATTGAGTATTTGAAAAAACTGGGTATCACAGCGGTAGAATTATTACCAATTACTTACCATATTGATGAACCTCATTTACAAAAGCAAGGCTTAGTAAATTATTGGGGATACAATGTTTTAGGTAATTTTGCGGTTGATCCGAAATTGGCTTCAGATAAGCAAAATCCGCTTAAAGAGTTTAAGCAATTAGTGAAAACGCTACACAAAGCCAACATTGAAGTGATTATGGACGTAGTATTTAACCACACTGCTGAAGGTGGTAAAGACGGTGCAATGCTCAGTTTTAGAGGGCTTGATAACCACGCATATTGGCTAAATGAGCAAGGCGAATATGAAAATTGGACAGGTTGTGGCAATACACTTAATTTAACCAATCTTAATATTCTCCGTTGGGCAATCGATTGCTTATGTTATTGGGTGGACGAGTGCCACGTGGACGGATTCCGTTTTGACTTAGCATCTGTGTTAGGCAGAACCCCAAGTTTTTCCGAAAAAGCGGACTTTTTTAAGGCAATCCAAAGTTGCTCGAAACTCGCTCATATCAAATTAATTGCCGAGCCTTGGGATATTGGTGGTGAGGGCTATCAACTTGGTAAATTCCCCGAGCCGTTTTACCAATGGAATGATCGTTATCGTGATGATATGCGTGCTTTCTGGCTACATAATCAGGGCGATCTAGGCTTATTTGCCTGCCGTTTTGCCGGCAGTGATGATATTTTTTCCAAACATTCCGCCTCGAAAAGTATTAATTTTATTACTGCTCACGATGGTTTTAATCTGCAAGATTTAGTCAGCTATAACCAAAAACATAACTTGGCGAATGGCGAACAAAATCGTGATGGGCATAATGAAAACTTCAGCCATAATCACGGTGTGGAAGGTGAAACAGATGATGAATCGGTAAAAAAACAGCGAGAAATGACCGCTTGTGGCTTATTGGCAACCTTACTTCTTTCGGGAGGAGTGCCAATGTTATTTGCCGGCGATGAAATGGGACATACTCAACAAGGCAATAATAATGGCTACTGCCAAGACAATGAAACCACTTGGTTAGATTGGGAAAATGCTAACCAAGCTCGGATAGGTTATGTTGCCGAACTCATTGCATTACGAAAAAAAATCCCACTGCTTTCAGCCCAAAATCAATGGTGGGACAGTCAATCGGTTCGTTGGATCAGTGCATTAGCAGAACCGTTGCAAATTGAAGATTGGCATAATAATAGCTTAAAAGAAATAGCAATTTTATTACAGGATAACTGGTTGATTTTGGTCAATGCCAAACGCCAGAAACAGCAATTTTTATTGCCTAAAGGCTACTGGAAAGTGGTTCTCGGGCAAAAAAACGGTACTTTGATGACAGAAACGCAATCAGTTACGCTCAATAATATGGGAGTATGCGTACTTCAAAAAAGTGATGGAATTCACACGAAAATATTGGAGACACAACATGCTTAACCAAGAATCAACCGCTCTTGTTGCAAGACAAGATTTGACGAATGAAACGTTGGTTTTAATTTTAGCCGGTGGACGAGGTTCTCGTCTTTATGAATTAACAGATAAACGTGCAAAACCTGCCGTTTATTTTGGGGGAAGCCGTCGTATTATTGACTTTGCATTATCTAACTGTATTAACTCAAATTTATTAAAAATTGGTGTTATTACTCAATATGCCGCTCACTCATTATTGCGTCATTTGCAGCGTGGTTGGTCATTTTTACCTTATGAGCGTAACCAGTATATTGATATGTTACCTGCACGCCAGCAGTTAGATGAAAACACTTGGTATCGTGGTACGGCTGATGCTGTTTATCAAAATATGGCGATGATGAAATCGCACTATCGCCCTAAATATGTGGTTATTTTGGCAGGCGACCATATCTATAAAATGGACTACACTCAAATGCTAAAAGATCACGTTGATCAAGGAGCAAAATGTACCGTAGGCTGTATTGAAGTACCTCGTTCACAAGCGACAGAATTTGGAGTAATGGCAGTTAATGAAAAACTCAAAGTGAAAGAGTTTGTGGAAAAACCGGCAGATCCAC
The sequence above is a segment of the Mannheimia bovis genome. Coding sequences within it:
- the glgX gene encoding glycogen debranching protein GlgX, with translation MKYFRGKPFPLGSSLCIQAGKFGTNFAIFSQNATAIELCLFDESNQETRIPMSASEHTWHIFVEGVKAGTKYGYRVKGEQNEQAGLLFNANKLLSDPYAKAIEGMPDLSSEEAVKWYAWDDERDNGQIAPKSVVVDEHFDWEGDSQVFTPWTETIIYEVHVKGFSQLNPAIPQEIRGTFAGLAHKNSIEYLKKLGITAVELLPITYHIDEPHLQKQGLVNYWGYNVLGNFAVDPKLASDKQNPLKEFKQLVKTLHKANIEVIMDVVFNHTAEGGKDGAMLSFRGLDNHAYWLNEQGEYENWTGCGNTLNLTNLNILRWAIDCLCYWVDECHVDGFRFDLASVLGRTPSFSEKADFFKAIQSCSKLAHIKLIAEPWDIGGEGYQLGKFPEPFYQWNDRYRDDMRAFWLHNQGDLGLFACRFAGSDDIFSKHSASKSINFITAHDGFNLQDLVSYNQKHNLANGEQNRDGHNENFSHNHGVEGETDDESVKKQREMTACGLLATLLLSGGVPMLFAGDEMGHTQQGNNNGYCQDNETTWLDWENANQARIGYVAELIALRKKIPLLSAQNQWWDSQSVRWISALAEPLQIEDWHNNSLKEIAILLQDNWLILVNAKRQKQQFLLPKGYWKVVLGQKNGTLMTETQSVTLNNMGVCVLQKSDGIHTKILETQHA
- the glgB gene encoding 1,4-alpha-glucan branching protein GlgB, whose product is MQDYIYSDRDLTFIEQLSLGYCKDPFSYLGIHSIDNGIVIRAFLPSAIACQVIDSKGKPVSSMLKIDDRGFFIAKIIGKKINFSYRLLVDYDGETLDIEDPYRFKTHIQELDNWLFAEGKQLRPYEKLGAHLVTQNEVGGVHFSVWAPNALRVSVVGDFNHWNGLVHSMRFHPDSGIWDIFLPNVKKGACYKFEVLDSNGVLRLKSDPYAFASQFRPDTASIVSGLPSIVPVENTCRDANAPDKPISVYEVHLGSWRRNVENNYWLSYEELADELIPYVKDMGFTHIELLPVSEFPFDGSWGYQTTGIYSPTSRFGTPEGLRYFIQKAHDKGIGVILDWVVGHFPVDEHGLVYFDGTHLYEHADPKEGYHKDWNTLIFNYGRNEVNNYLSGNALYWIERFGIDALRVDAVASMIYRDYSRSDGEWIANKYGGRENLEAIDFLRHTNNILRDESQGGATIAEESTSFAGVSHPTEQGGLGFNYKWNMGWMNDTLRYMQKDPIYRRYHHNLMTFGMTYQYSEKFVLPLSHDEVVHGKGSLLNKMPGDCWQKFANLRAYYGYMWGYPGKKLLFMGNEFAQGKEWNFEESLDWYLLGEEGGEWHKGVLGWVKALNRLYTETPALFEQDYDPAGFEWLVVDDHDNSVFAFERKAKNGESVIVVSNFTPVVRKDYRIGVNEAGEYQEILNSDLACYCGSNVSNEDKFATEEVESHGRSHSINITLPPLSTIFITKTKKQKAVQKKVTKKAK